One window of the Trifolium pratense cultivar HEN17-A07 linkage group LG2, ARS_RC_1.1, whole genome shotgun sequence genome contains the following:
- the LOC123905481 gene encoding G2/mitotic-specific cyclin-2-like — translation MNIFCDSSVGLEKLSDYDDDLYKFYHHEESQITTNSYGYKLDSQLRKNVIDWLIQTHHEQKLMPETLYLCVNILDRFLSKSSFEVATKDKLKLLGLSSMLLASKYEQRSAIRVYDIEYMAEYSYFPDEICVMEKRILQQLDWILTVPTPYVFLIRNIRASLLSDEDKIMENMAFFFSELSLTHYYVMCDYKPSTIAASAVYCARIILGRYPYWSNELKMCTGYSEEKLLYCVKVMMELCYETCKEGTMEVFKKFSSLNWSRVSCVAQEVLEEAVLS, via the coding sequence atgaatattttttgtgattcaaGTGTTGGATTAGAAAAATTGAGTGACTATGATGATGATCTCTACAAATTCTATCATCATGAAGAGTCTCAAATTACCACAAATTCATATGGTTACAAGTTAGATTCTCAACTGAGAAAAAATGTCATAGATTGGTTGATCCAAACACATCATGAACAAAAACTCATGCCAGAGACTCTTTACCTCTGTGTCAACATCCTTGATCGTTTCCTTTCCAAATCCAGTTTTGAAGTTGCAACAAAAGATAAACTTAAGCTTCTTGGTTTGTCCTCAATGTTGTTGGCTTCAAAATATGAACAAAGAAGTGCAATTAGAGTTTATGATATTGAATATATGGCTGAATATTCTTATTTTCCTGATGAGATATGTGTAATGGAAAAACGTATATTGCAACAACTTGATTGGATTTTAACCGTTCCAACACCTTACGTTTTTCTTATTAGAAACATAAGGGCAAGTCTTTTATCAGATGAAGACAAGATCATGGAGAATATGGCGTTTTTCTTTTCTGAACTCAGCTTGACACATTATTATGTTATGTGTGATTATAAACCTTCTACGATTGCTGCTTCTGCTGTGTATTGTGCAAGAATTATTCTTGGAAGATACCCTTATTGGAGCAATGAATTGAAGATGTGTACAGGGTATTCTGAAGAGAAGTTATTGTATTGTGTCAAGGTTATGATGGAGTTATGCTATGAAACTTGTAAAGAAGGAACCATGGAAGTTTTCAAGAAGTTTTCCAGTTTAAATTGGTCTAGGGTTTCATGTGTTGCCCAGGAAGTTCTCGAAGAAGCTGtcttatcttaa